A genome region from Festucalex cinctus isolate MCC-2025b chromosome 17, RoL_Fcin_1.0, whole genome shotgun sequence includes the following:
- the neurl2 gene encoding neuralized-like protein 2, with amino-acid sequence MEAFPDHFMEFHPVHGTNVQLDYSATQATRVESFANGVCFSKQPLKPGEIFLIEIEDKELGWCGHLRIGLTARDPRRLEVVPEYSIPDLTDLGDSWVFAITRNHNKVPEEVDAGEGGHEPREELAGGHRLGRGEPDSDSKPKTFFTDSHLHIENVRIPRDKLVGRSRPGRFSHILDDLYKSNALPPTARRSRIGVLYVPKGRDRGDMHIVINGEDMGASAKGIPTVEPLYAVVDVFAATKCVRIVQVEYGFSSLQTLCRKSIQKHIVHRMAIDWLELPEALKHFCKYE; translated from the exons ATGGAAGCATTCCCGGACCACTTCATGGAATTCCACCCCGTCCACGGGACCAATGTGCAACTGGACTACTCAGCGACGCAGGCCACACGGGTGGAGAGCTTTGCCAACGGAGTGTGCTTTAGCAAACAACCATTAAAACCCGGGGAGATTTTCCTCATCGAGATCGAGGACAAGGAGCTGGGCTGGTGCGGCCACCTCCGGATCGGCCTGACCGCCAGGGACCCCAGACGCTTGGAGGTGGTCCCCGAGTACTCCATCCCGGATCTGACGGACCTGGGCGACAGCTGGGTGTTCGCCATCACTCGAAACCACAACAAGGTTCCGGAGGAGGTCGACGCGGGGGAAGGTGGCCACGAGCCGAGAGAGGAACTAGCCGGGGGTCACCGACTGGGGCGAGGGGAGCCCGACTCCGACAGCAAACCAAAGACTTTTTTCACAGACTCGCATTTGCACATCGAGAACGTTCGGATCCCGAGGGACAAGCTGGTCGGCCGCAGCCGACCCGGACGCTTCAGTCACATTCTGGACGACTTGTACAAAAGCAACGCTTTGCCGCCGACCGCCAGACGCAGCCGGATCGGAGTCCTGTACGTGCCCAAAGGCCGCGATCGAGGCGACATGCATATCGTCATCAACGGGGAGGACATGGGCGCTTCCGCCAAAGGCATCCCTACCGTTGAGCCTCTTTATGCTGTCGTGGATGTGTTTGCTGCCACTAAGTGTGTCAGGATTGTGCAGGTGGAGTATGGAT TTTCTTCCTTGCAGACACTGTGCAGGAAGTCCATCCAGAAGCATATTGTTCACAGAATGGCCATCGATTGGCTGGAGCTACCGGAGGCGCTCAAGCACTTCTGCAAGTACGAGTGA
- the msrb1b gene encoding methionine-R-sulfoxide reductase B1b, with amino-acid sequence MSFCRFFGGETYKDHFKPGMYVCSNCNHPLFSSRSKFAHSSPWPAFTETVREDSVTKLMESLTAFKVLCGKCGNGLGHEFVNDGPEEGVSRFUIFSHSLNFVPNKGKDKQ; translated from the exons ATGTCATTCTGTCGGTTTTTTGGCGGGGAGACCTACAAGGATCATTTTAAACCAG GTATGTACGTGTGCTCTAactgtaaccatccactgttctCAAGTCGGTCCAAGTTCGCCCACTCATCTCCGTGGCCCGCTTTCACCGAGACCGTCAGAGAGGACAGCGTGACCAAACTGATGGAGAGCCTCACAGCTTTCAAG GTGCTATGCGGCAAGTGCGGCAACGGGCTGGGTCACGAGTTCGTAAACGACGGCCCGGAGGAGGGGGTGTCGCGGTTTTGAATATTCAGCCACTCGCTCAACTTTGTCCCGAACAAAG GCAAGGACAAGCAATGA